One segment of Tamandua tetradactyla isolate mTamTet1 chromosome 13, mTamTet1.pri, whole genome shotgun sequence DNA contains the following:
- the MRLN gene encoding myoregulin, giving the protein MTCKNWMLISNTTPQSLEDEIVGRLLKILFVIFVDLISIMYVVITS; this is encoded by the coding sequence ATGACATGTAAAAACTGGATGTTAATCTCTAACACTACTCCCCAAAGTCTGGAAGATGAAATTGTGGGAAGACTTCtcaaaattttgtttgttatctTTGTTGACTTAATATCTATTATGTATGTTGTTATAACTTCTTAA